Within Oceanicoccus sp. KOV_DT_Chl, the genomic segment ATTGCTTTCAGCTCCAGCTCCCGAGTCCCGTCTAAAACTGGAAATATCAATAAACTCAGCTTTTGGGTGATCCAGGACATGGCCAGGAAAAGTATAGATTCTTTTAACCACATCGGTATCAGCACCATAGCGCTCACCTGAGAATTCAAAATATTCCAACTTCGGAAACAATGTCCTCACCAGAATATTATTCTTACTCTTAATCTTTTTCAGCTCTTTAGGCGTCAATATTCCACGGTAAAAACTGGAGGCTCCATGGGGAATAATACATACTCCAACATTGAATTCCCCGTATCTTTTCTGCAAATACCGTATCGAATAATTGCTGTTATTATTCTTTAGTCGGGACAAATATATTTCTATATCTTTAATTTCATCACCAACAATCTTGATAGAACTCTCAATCTCAGATAAGTGAGAAAGCGCCACTCGCTGCCCGGAAAATAGGCCCTTGATATCTGTTAAAGCTAAATATTTTTTTTGCGACCATCCGCCCCATAGATATGAGCCGAGCAACCTTTCCTTATAGGCAAACAACAAACACGTCGCATCATCATTGAAAGAACCTGCAATCATATCGGCAACGACTCGTTCTAATTCTGTCTTAACAAAAAACAAGCGCACAAGTTGGGCGTTATTTTCATCCATAAGTTTACGACCTCTTACCAGGCTTACTTTGAAATCCCCCTGAATCCACTTGCGGATTAGCTAACATAAATCCTTCACCATAGGATTTATTATGCCTACTCTTTATTTTCGCATAATAACGACTCATACCAGCCTTAACCTCATCAACTGTACGCCCCACTTTATTTGCATAAAGGCTTACGACTAAATCGGTAAGCTCCGCGGCTAAACCCGCTTCTTCGCAATCAATGACAAAGCGCGCAACATCCCGATAAAAATTAGAGCTATTTACCCGCTGCTTTCTAGCCCCGTCAATATCCACCAACAGGACATCTTGCCCCACGTGATCATATAAAATATTGGCCCACTTAAAATCACCATGCAGAACACCTGCTGTCATATGAAGTCCAGCCAAGAGAGACGCCAGCTTTTCAGCCAAGTTAGCTTTTTTAAACTCCTCATTAAGTGTGGAGCCAATTAAGTAGCGTAAATCCCGGCCACCTGCTTCATAAGCATTGATGGTATATAAACACGATGCGCTCCAATCAAACACCACACAATAAAGTTTGGGTACGCGAACATCTGCAGCGGCCATTGCGTTCGCAGCCGCCAACATCTTGTTGTATTTATGCCCGCCAAGCCGATATAAAATTGCCGATATAATTGATTTAAACTGATAACACTTTATAAAAAATTGGCTTCCACCTATCTCGGCCTTTCGCGCATCAACCTTACCGTCATCCTTAATCACACAGGCCTCACTCCACACCTTATGCAAAAACTCAGCCCCCTGCGCTGATAGCAAGCCCGCTAACGGCTCTGACTGATGAATAACACGTATATTCAACATTAATCTGTCAACCACCAATCCGAGCATGGCGATTCTTTACCATGATCTTTTTGATAGAGCTTTAATGCCACGCTATTAACTTTTTTCCAAAATTCAGTATCTAGCTGACGTAGGTTGCCATCGCCGTATATCTTCATAAATCGCAAGCAATCTCTCTTCGTTAAACCAATATTCATGGCCGAAAAATACAAACCGGCGATATCTTTTATCGCCCAACGCTCAGGCACTTCTCGCCTCATTTGTGCACGATGCAAATCAATCAAATAACACCTGGGGTTATCTGGCTCCGCTGCATTGTTTTTTTCAAGTAAAAAATGGCAAATATAATAATCGCGATGATTAATACCTGCCTTATGCATTGTCCTGCTTACGCTCGCCAACAATCTAACAAGGGCAATTCTATGTTTATATTCAGGAGGGGCTTCCTGCCACGCCGCGCAGTAATCTTCCAAACTAATGGTATTATTTAAATCATCAGTAAGAATAAATGACAACTGTTTAGCTGGATTCCAGCCACGTTTACCGAATGCGGCAGTGGTGAGCGTCGACACCCCTAAATCGGTTAATTTTTTTGCCGCCAAGTACTCATTACTCGCGCCAATAACCGGTAACCGAAACTGTACTATATTTTTAAATATCTCATTCCAACCTATTCCTGTGTGAACTTTTAAAAAATAGCTACGTCCAGCAATAGTAACCTGCGAGGTAGTTCGCCCCTCTTTATTGCGATAAATATCACCCTTAATTTTCTGCACTTCGCAAAATGGGTCTTTACCTTGCCAGAGTCGTTTAAACTCATCTCGCAAAAAAAGTTTCAACGCTCATCCCCCGATTGATGTAAGCGATTAAAACAACGCTCCACACAATCAATACCCGTAGCATGCATGCTGTATAGATCGGCATTTTTAGCATAGCTCAAAGCATTTTTACGCCAACGCCCCATTAGCTCATCATTGTAGATAGCTAACAACTGCTGATTTAAATTTTGTTGCGAGAAAGGAGTTGATAAAACAACCCCACAGTCAGCCTTATCAATATGTGGGGCATAACCGCAGACGTCCGTCACCAATACTGGCAAACCTGCCACTACCGCCTCTAACAAGACAATTCCTGCGGCTTCGTCTAGTGCCGGATGTACCAGGATATCAGCGGCCAACAGGAACCGCGGCACATCATCGCGACCGTTAAAAAATTTAACTTTATCTGCGACATTTAATTTTTTAGCCAACGCCCGATAATTTTTTTCTTTATCCTGACCAAGAATATAGAGCTGCGTTTTTGCTAGTTTTTCAGCAGGTAGTGATGCCAAACTTTTAATGACTCTATCCAGCCCTTTTTTAATAAAGCCAGAGCCAATAAACAACATCAACTTATCATCATCGTCCAAGTTAAACTCGCAACGAAAATCGGCGCGTATCTCGGTCGAGTTATCCGGCGCACACCGGTCACGGCTAATTCCCGGTGGCAACATAAACATTCGATCCGGCTCAGTATCGTAATGTTCGATAAATTTATTTTTCTCTGTTTCAGAAATCAATAAAATATCGGTTTTTTGTCCGCGATTAAATATAGACTGCTCAGCCTTTGAAAAATGACGGTAACGCGCGCCTAGCCGATACAACCAACTTCGATTTTTTTGCGCTTTATCTTCATAACATGAATCGGCGGCATAGTAGACATCCAAGCCCGGCATTTTATTAAAACCAAACACCACATCAACAGGGTCGCGCTTAATATCATCGTTAGCATAAGCTGCAAATTTTTCATTGCGACGATGATTACTTAATGCCTTAATCGGAACAAAACGGACATCCACGCCATCCGGAATTTGACCCTGCCACTTGATACAGTAAACCCGACACTGATGGCCTCGCGCTATAGCCTCTTGCAAAAAGCGCATAAAATCCCGCTCCAGGCCACCGTAAGGGAAATATTTAAACAAGCAAAAAGCTAGCTGCATTGAATCGCCTATTAGCTCAGCACAAGGAATCTAAAGATTGAATCACCTGCTCAGGTTTTAATTCACGTAAACATTTCATCGCATTTTCGGTTAAAGGGCACTCTCGCTTAAAGCATGGACCGCAATCTACTGACAACTGCACAACGGCTACATTATCGCCCAAAGGGGGAGTAAATTCAGGCGAGGTTGAGCCATAAACAACCACCATTGGCCGCTGCAATGCTGCGGCCACATGCATCAAACCGGAATCATTACTCACCACTGCAGCAGCCATGGATAAAATATCGACTGCTTCTGATAGTGCCGTTTGTCCCGCTAAATTTATACACGCTGGCCGCTGCTCCAAAGGCAGCGCCGCTTTAATACTTTCTGCCACAGCGTGGTCATTCGCTGAGCCAAATATTGCCACCTGCCAACCACGCTGAATGTAGGTTGCAGCGACGGCAGCATAATGCGCCTCCGGCCAGCGTTTGGCTGGACCAAATTCAGCGCCGGGACATAAAGCAAGAAAAGGTTGATCTGATCCCAGTTTATTGGCCTGCAGTAATTGCGGGACGTTGTCCTGATTAACAACTAATTTTGGATAGGGTAATTGCTTAGGCAATTCAGCCCCTGGCGGATAGGCCAATGCAACAAAGCGCTGCACCATTAATGGGTAATTTCTTTTGATCAACAAACGGATGTCATTAAGTAAAAAATAGCGCATTTCGCCACGCCAGCCGGTGCGTTCGGGGATTTCGGCAAACATTGGCACCAATGCAGACTTTAATGAATTCGGCAGTACAATGGATTGATCATAGCGCTCGCGCTGCAAGGTTTTACCCAGTTGCATGCGCATCCCTAATTGCAACTTGCCGTGCCCCACAGGCATAGCAATACCGGCTCTCACTTCTGGCATGCGCTCCAGAATAGGTAAACTCCAGGCAGGGGCTAATACATCAATAATACAATCAGGATTTTTTTGTTTAAGCACAATAAATAGGGACTGTGCCATCACCATATCGCCGACCCAGGACGGGCCGACGATAAGAATTTTTTTTGCAGCTAAGGCCATTAGATAGCCAGACTACTTCGCTACCGGCGCCAACCAGTCAAGATGATTGTCATCACGACCTTTTACCGCATTAAAGTACATTGTTTGTAATTTTTCAGTCAGAGGACCACGGTCCCCGGAACCTATTTTACGGCCGTCCAACTCACGGATTGGTAACACTTCCGCAGCGGTGCCCGTGAAGAATGCTTCATCGGCAACGTAGACTTCATCGCGAGTAATCCGCTTTTCCCGAATGCTATAACCCAGTTCGGCCGCCAGCGCAAAAATCGTGGCGCGAGTAATACCATCAAGACAACTGGTTAACTCAGGGGTGTACATAATGTTATCGCGCACCATAAAAAAGTTTTCACCACTGCCTTCAGCCACGTAACCCTCATTATCTAACAGCAGGGCTTCATCGCAACCACAATCCAAAGCTTCCTTTAAGGCCAGCATGGAATTCATATAGTTACCATTGGCCTTGGCTTTACACATGGTGATGTTGACATGATGACGGGTGTACGACGAGGTGCGCACTTTAATACCGTGCTCTTTCGCGTCGGGCGACATATAAGACGGCCATTCCCACGCGGCAACGATCACATGCACTTTCAAATTATCAGCCCGCAAACCCATACCTTCCGAACCATAAAAACACATGGGGCGCAGGTAGGCTTCCTTTAAATTATTTTCGCGCACGACTGCTTTTTGCGCTTCGATTATCTGTTGATGATTAAACGGCATATCCATCATCAAAATATGGGCGCTGCGGAACAAGCGACTGGTATGCTCTTCTAATTTAAAAATACAGGTGCCGTTTTTTTCAGTTTCGTAGGCTCGCACCCCTTCAAAAACGCCCATGCCATAATGCAAGGTGTGGGTGAGTACATGGGTCTGCGCATCGCGCCAGGGAACCATTTCACCGTCGTACCAAATAAGACCATCACGGTCGGCCATGGACATATCAAACTCCTCAATCTTCTCTAACACTGTTAATTAGTGCCGACAGCCAGGCTATCAGTACATTAAATCTAACCACTTACTTATTACCGCACTGCGATGTTGCTCGAATTCAGCCAGCGGCACTTCGCAGGGCCGTTGTAATAAGCTCAACCGATGCACATGAGCGCGGTAGGCCTTATACGCATCTATTAATGCCTCTGTTTCAGCTGCATTGAATAGCCCTGCGCTATTGAGGGCTTCCAGTATTCGGATGTTATCCGTGTAGACCGCCAAAGCTGGGTATTGGTGTGACCAAGCAAGAACCGCGTATTGCACCATAAATTCGATGTCAACGATAGCTCCCGTTCCATGTTTAAGGTGAAAAATTGGTGGCTCTGCCAGCTCCAAATCTTTCGGCAATAGGTGATCGCGCATTTTTTGGCGCATCGTCACTACTTCTGCCTTCAACGCCACCTCGTCACGGGGCTGGCACAGCAAATCACAACGCAGTCTTTGAAAAGACTCAGCCAAGGCAACATCACCAGCCACGACTCTGGCGCGCACTAACGCCTGCTGCTCCCAGGTCCACGCTTGGGTGCGCTGATAATTTTCAAACGCCTGTAAAGAGGACACTAACAAACCGGAATTTCCCGACGGGCGCAGCCGCATATCGACTTCGTAGAGCATCCCCGAAGGGGTTTGTGCGGTCAGAATATGGATCATGCGCTGCCCAAGCCGGGCGAAAAACATGCCGTTGTCGACGGAGCGCGCGCCATCGGTAGCCAGGTTAGCGCCAGCATTATGGATGAACACCAAATCCAGATCGGAGCCATGGCCTAGCTCGATGCCGCCCATTTTACCGTAGCCCAGCACAATAAAATCTTTATCACAGGGCACGCCGGCGGTTTTTTGCGGAAAGCCATGACGACTGGTTAAATCCTGCCACGCAAGCTCCAACACCCGCTCCAGAATCACCTCGGCAATGATCGTTAGGTAATCACTGACTTTCATCAACGGCAGCTTGGCGGTCACTTCAGCGGCTGAAACATGTAATTGATGCGCCATTTTAAAATAGCGCAAGCCCTCCATCTGCGCTTCCAAATCGTCTGCCGGTAAGCGCAACATCTCCTGATAAAGTTGATCACGTAACGCCTGCTTATCTGGCACTTGATATAAGGTGCGGGTATCCAACAGTTCGTCCAATAACACCGGGTGCTTGGCTAACTGCGTAGCAATCCAGGGACTAGCAGCACAGAGAATAATCAGCTGTCGCAATGCACCGGGGTTCTCGACCAACAACAATAAATAGGCCGTGCGGCGCAGCACAGCTTCTATTAATGGCAGGATCCGCAACAACGCCGCTGAGGGCATGGCGCTCGTTACCTCACTATCGGTTAAGGCCTGCAATAGCATCGGTATCAAGTCATCCAGTCGCTCGCGCGCCACTGCCTGCATCCGCACCACCGCGGGTTGTTGGCGTATATGTTGTAACCGTTTAAGCACATCATCTGCCGCTTCGTGCCCGCCAGCCTCTAGAGTTTCAATCGCATCCGCTGACTCCAGCTCCCCCAACCACAATGCCTGCCACTTGCCGTTAGACTTATCAGCCGCCTCTTGCTCATCCTCGGCAGCGATTAATTGCCGAAAATGAAAATCCACTTGATCCCGATGCTGCTGTAATGCCGCGGAAAAATCCTGCCAGCAGGTATAACCCATCACCCAGGCTAAAATAGATTGCGGCAAAGATTCACTAGGTAGCTCTTGAGTTTGCTGATCTCTATACACTTGAATCGCATGCTCGGTATTACGCAAAAAAACATACGCTTGCTGTAACTCTTTAATAGCCTCAGCAGGCATATAGTTTTCTGCCGCTAAGGTATCCAGCACTTTTTGTACTCGTCGCTGCTGCAAGGCAATCTCACGACCGCCCCGAATTAACTGGAAGCACTGGGCGATAAATTCTATTTCCCGAATACCCCCGCCCCCAGCTTGACATCATTGTGCAAATGCCTGCGCTGTACTTCCTTGCGAATCATTTTTTTCATTGAACGCAAAGAATCTACAGCAGAAAAATCTATATAACGTCGGTAGGTGAAAGGCCGCAGCAAGGCCATTAGCTTTTCACCCTGATCAGTTTCGCCAGCTACCACTCGTGCCTTGATCATTGCATAGCGTTCCCAGTCTCGACCCTGGTCTTGATAATATTCCTCCAGCGCCGAAAAGCTCAATACTAACGCTCCGCTTTCTCCGTAAGGGCGTAAACGCATATCAACACGAAAGACAAAACCGTCGGCAGTTTGTTGATCAATTGATTGAATTAATTTTCGCGCCAACCGGGTAAAAAACTCACTATTGGTTAACGGTTTTTCAACGCCCTGTGTTTCACCACTGTGGGGATAACAAAAAATTAAATCAATGTCAGAGGACAGGTTTAATTCCCAGGCGCCCAACTTTCCCATCCCCAATACCAACAATTTTTGCTCGCGAACCTGACCGCTTTTTTTCGCGGTAGGGGTACCATAGCGCTGACATAATTGTTGATGATGAAAATCCAGCGCCTGTTGAATACTGGCTTCTGCTAGTGAAGAGATATCTTTGGTGGTTTCTTCCAGTGACGCCAGTCGATTAAGGTCTCGCCAAATAACACGTAACTGTTCCCGGTTGCGGTGGTGTCGCAACACCTGATCCAATTGCTCGGCGGTTTCTACATTGACCAGAAGTTCAGCCAGTTGCGAATGGATTGTGCTCTCATTATAGATTTGGTGTAGCTGCTGTGACTCCACCAGCTGTTTGAACATTGCCGGCTGACGTATACACAAATCAGCGGCAAACTGGCTACCTAACCAAGTGCGGCAAAGTTGATCAGCAAATATTTTTTCTTGCAAACATTGTGTCAGCCAGTCGGCATAATCTGCATTTCGCTCAATAAATTGCTGCCGATATTTTTCTAGCTCAGCGGTCTGCTGGACAGTCATAGTAGTTGGCGAAAGCAGCAACATAGATAGCTTCTTTATTATCATTTGTCTTTTGAGCAATAGCGCTGGACTTAACGCTGAGTGGGTGACACTCGCAATACTTCAGCCATAGTAGTTTCACCCGCGGCTATTTTCTGCGCGCCGGATAAACGCAGCGAGTGCATGCCTTCTTTCATCGCCTGGCGCCGCACCAATTCAATATTGAGCTGATCATTGACTTGATCCTGCACGGTTTCTGACATCACTAAAATTTCATAAATTCCCTGACGCCCGTAGTAACCTGTGTTGCGACATTCCAAACAACCAACCGGCTTATACACAGTTTTTGGCATCGCTACCTTCCATGGTAAGGTCAGCGTTTGCCAATCACTTTCACTAATAGTATCGGGCTGTTTACAGTGAGGGCATAAAGTTCTCACTAAACGCTGCGCCATTACCCCCAGCACTGTGGCTTTGAGTAAATAGGATGGAACACCTAATTCTAACAACCGCGTTATGGCGCTAGGTGAATCATTGGTGTGCAAGGTGGATAACACCAGATGACCTGTGAGCGCAGCCTGAATGGCCATCTCTGCTGTTTCCAAATCACGAATCTCGCCGATCATAATAATATCCGGGTCCTGTCGCATCAGCGCGCGCACACCACTGGCAAAATCCAGGTCGATATTATGTTGTACCTGCATTTGATTAAAACTGTCTTCCATCATTTCAATCGGGTCTTCGATGGTGCAAACATTGACTTCGGTGGTGGCCAATTGTTTTAAGCTGGAATACAAGGTGGTGGTTTTCCCTGAACCGGTTGGCCCGGTCACCAACACAATACCGTGTGGTTTTTCGATCATATTTTGCCAGCGACTATAGTCTTCGTTAGCCAAACCCAATTGTTCGAAACTGCGCAATAGCACGTCGGGGTCAAAAATCCGCATCACTAATTTTTCACCGAAGGCTGTAGGCATGGTGGACAAACGCAATTCGATTTCATTGCCTTCCGGGCTGACGGTTTTTAAACGGCCATCCTGTGGTCGGCGTTTTTCCGCCACATTTAACCGACCTAAAATTTTTAGCCGACTGGTTATTGCCACTGCCACCTGAGCGGGAAATTCATTAACGTTGTACAGCACGCCATCAATACGAAAACGCACATTACCCACTTCACGACGCGGTTCAATATGAATATCACTGGCCCGCTGATCAAAAGCGTATTGTAAAATCCAATCCACAATATTAACGATGTGCTGATCATTGGCATCGGGTCCTTCATATCCCCCAGTTCTAACAACTGCTCAAAGTTCGCCACTCCCGCTGTTGCCTGACCACTGGCTCCAGAGGCACCGCGCACGGATTTAGCCAGCGAATAAAATTCGACGGTATAACGCTGCAAGTCAGCGGGGTCGATCAACACCCGTTTAATGGGGCGCCGCAGAACATGTTCAAGATTACTTTGCCAGCTATCCAGATATGGTTCAGCGCTGGCGATGGTCACCTCATCTACAGAAACTTGCACCGCCAGAATGTTATGCCGCTTGGCAAACTCAAAAGACATCACTTCTGTGATTGCAGGCACATTGACCTTGAGGGGATCGAGATGGAACAGCGCTTGTCCACTCTGCTCAGACAGCCACTGCATCAGCACATCTATATCCAAGCGCGCGCCAGCACGCTTAATATCGGGCAAACTCTTCTCAGCGATATACGTCAGAGGATGCTGCATGGCCTCTTCCTTGCTGCGTGAGCTGTTCAGTAGCTGGGCGTGATCGGCGCTGCTAACACGCTGGTCTTTGAGCAAATCATCCATCAAATTGCGCAAATCCAATGTGCGCCCCGCCCTGCTAACTACTGCTGTACTTGTTTCCACCTGAGCTCCCGAATTGACGACACTGGTCATCTTTTATTCACTATTTACTGGTTGAGTGTAGCATTATCGGTGGTAAGTATGGCCTAGTCTCAAGCTCTTGCCAGCCGCCTACCGCCTGACTTTACTGTCTATATATCGCTCAGTAACGCTGCTACCCTGAAGCAAATGCCCAAACCATGAACACGCTTTCGATATTTGGCCCTAACTCTGAGGGAATCCAAACTAGCCTCAGCTTTGCTAACCCCCTATACTGCGCCCCCATTATCGTTACAGATTTATGACAGGAGCACCCCAATGGCAGGCAACCCCTTTAGCAATCTGTTTGGCCAATCCCCGATTCGCCCCATTCAAGAACATATGGCAAAAGCTCAAGAGTGTGCGGCACTGCTGCCGACATACTTTGAAGCGGTTCTCGCTGACGATTGGCCCAAGGCGAAAGAGTGCCAAAAAAATATCCGTAAACTGGAGCATGAGGCAGACAAGTTAAAGAAAAACATTCGCCTCAACATGCCCAAAAATTTATTTATGCCGATGCCGCGTTCCGATCTACTCGAACTCGTATCCATGCAAGACAAAGTGGCCAACTGCACCAAGGATATTGCCGGCATCATGCTGGGCCGCAAAATGGTTATTCCAGAGGGTATCGCACCGTTAATGATGGAGTATGTTCACGTGGCAGTCGCTACGTCAGCCCAAGCACTCAAGGCCACTCAAGAGTTGGATGAGCTACTGGAAACCGGTTTTCGGGGTCGCGAAATTCAGGTAGTAGAAGAATTAATTAAAGAGCTGGACAACCTGGAAAACCAAAACGACAAGCTGCAAGTCAAAGTCCGGGCACAATTATTCAACCTGGAAAAAAACCTGCCTCCTGTTGATGTGATGTTTCTCTACAAGATCATCGATTGGGTTGGAGAATTAGCAGATCGCGCGCAACAAATCGGCTCGCGCCTACAGCGCTTAATCGCCAGCTAACTTCTTAATTTAATTTAGAGAATACTCACTATGTCTATTATTGCCGAGCACGGCCAAACACTATTAATTCTGGCCTGTTTATTTGGCTTTTTTATGGCCTGGGGCGTCGGCGCTAACGATGTCGCTAATGCAATGGGAACCTCGGTTGGTTCTAAAGCACTGACGATCAAACAAGCTATTTTAATTGCGATGGTGTTTGAATTTGCAGGCGCTTATCTAGCTGGTGGAGAAGTCACCGCCACCATTCGCAAAGGTATTTTAGACCCTGCCGCACTCGACGGGACGCCGGAGCTGCTGGTCTACGGCATGATGGCCGCACTGTTAGCGGCTGGCACATGGTTATTAATTGCCAGCATGATGGGTTGGCCGGTCTCTACCACGCACTCCATCGTTGGTGCACTAGTGGGCTTTGCCGCCGTTGGAATTGGTGTGGACGCAGTGAACTGGGGCAAAGTCGGAACGATTGTCGCTAGCTGGGTAGTCTCTCCAGTACTTGCTGGCACCATATCCTACGGCCTCTTTATGAGCGTGCAAAAACTGATCCTCAACACCGAAAAACCCTTTCAAAATGCCAAAAAATATGTCCCTCTTTATATGTTTGCTGTCGGCTTTATGATTGCCATGGTCACCCTGCTAAAAGGCTTAAAACATTTAGGGATAGAACTGGAATTAGGCTTGGGTAGCAAATTTACCAATGCTCTACCGGTTGCCGCTGCTGTTGGTATTTTCGTCGCACTAATTGGCAAACAGTTTCTTAACCGGGTACAGGAAGAGGCCATTCCTGCAACCGGAAATCGCTTTGATAACGTCGAAAAAATCTTTGCCATCCTGATGATATTTACTGCCTGCGCGATGGCTTTTGCCCACGGCTCCAATGACGTCGCTAACGCCGTAGGCCCATTGGCCGCCATCGTCAGCGTTATTCAAAGTGGTGGTGAAATTGCCAGCAAATCCCCATTACCCGGCTGGATATTATTACTGGGCGGTGGCGGTATCGTTTTAGGTTTAGCGACCTATGGCGTGAAAGTCATGGCCACCATCGGCAAAAAAATCACTGAGCTCACCCCCAGCCGTGGCTTTGCTGCAGAACTGGGGGCAGCGTCCACTGTCGTTTTGGCATCAGCTACCGGCCTGCCTATTTCCACCACTCACACCTTAGTTGGCGCGGTACTAGGTGTGGGTTTAGCCCGTGGTATTGGCGCGCTGAACTTACAAGTCATTGGTACTATCTTTATGTCGTGGATAGTCACTCTACCAGCCGGTGCTGGCCTGGCGATCATCTTCTTCTTCCTGTTTAAAGGTATATTTGGCTAAGTTCGATACGCCAGACTGCTGGCAACAGTGATCTGGCGTATCTACCCCGACGCTTTATTTTTTACAGCCAAACTGCACCATGCATTTATTGCCAACGAAAGTTAAATAGTTAACACTCTCCCGGTAAACGCTAAATACTCACAACCACGGTTACCGACATGTCACAACCGATACCCTCCCTCTTAACTATGATGCACGAACTACTGAGTGAGATTTCAGTCAGTTCTACTTCGGCCCAATGGGATACTGGCAATCGCAGAGTTATTGATAAGTTGGCAGGCTGGCTCAACAGCTTAGGGTTTCAATGCGAAATCATCCCGCTGACCAACCGGGGGAATAAAGCCAATTTAATAGCCACACTCGGTAGCGGGCCCGGTGGTTTAGTGCTGGCCGGACATACTGATACCGTGCCATTCAATGAGGAGCGCTGGGATATGAATCCACTAGCGCTCACCGAACAAGA encodes:
- a CDS encoding polysialyltransferase family glycosyltransferase, which produces MDENNAQLVRLFFVKTELERVVADMIAGSFNDDATCLLFAYKERLLGSYLWGGWSQKKYLALTDIKGLFSGQRVALSHLSEIESSIKIVGDEIKDIEIYLSRLKNNNSNYSIRYLQKRYGEFNVGVCIIPHGASSFYRGILTPKELKKIKSKNNILVRTLFPKLEYFEFSGERYGADTDVVKRIYTFPGHVLDHPKAEFIDISSFRRDSGAGAESNDALIVGQPVYMRQRLTPDQVEKINLRISQLLKERGCGKVYFLPHPREDGSMCFFQPGFELIKVAEPLELMLLNRAFKTVISSFSTGLFTSQIILGDHCQTYAVGMNLVNVDEDELTQLRSGFEGVGVNMIDI
- the rfaP gene encoding lipopolysaccharide core heptose(I) kinase RfaP translates to MKLFLRDEFKRLWQGKDPFCEVQKIKGDIYRNKEGRTTSQVTIAGRSYFLKVHTGIGWNEIFKNIVQFRLPVIGASNEYLAAKKLTDLGVSTLTTAAFGKRGWNPAKQLSFILTDDLNNTISLEDYCAAWQEAPPEYKHRIALVRLLASVSRTMHKAGINHRDYYICHFLLEKNNAAEPDNPRCYLIDLHRAQMRREVPERWAIKDIAGLYFSAMNIGLTKRDCLRFMKIYGDGNLRQLDTEFWKKVNSVALKLYQKDHGKESPCSDWWLTD
- a CDS encoding glycosyltransferase family 4 protein, with the protein product MQLAFCLFKYFPYGGLERDFMRFLQEAIARGHQCRVYCIKWQGQIPDGVDVRFVPIKALSNHRRNEKFAAYANDDIKRDPVDVVFGFNKMPGLDVYYAADSCYEDKAQKNRSWLYRLGARYRHFSKAEQSIFNRGQKTDILLISETEKNKFIEHYDTEPDRMFMLPPGISRDRCAPDNSTEIRADFRCEFNLDDDDKLMLFIGSGFIKKGLDRVIKSLASLPAEKLAKTQLYILGQDKEKNYRALAKKLNVADKVKFFNGRDDVPRFLLAADILVHPALDEAAGIVLLEAVVAGLPVLVTDVCGYAPHIDKADCGVVLSTPFSQQNLNQQLLAIYNDELMGRWRKNALSYAKNADLYSMHATGIDCVERCFNRLHQSGDER
- the waaF gene encoding lipopolysaccharide heptosyltransferase II; this translates as MALAAKKILIVGPSWVGDMVMAQSLFIVLKQKNPDCIIDVLAPAWSLPILERMPEVRAGIAMPVGHGKLQLGMRMQLGKTLQRERYDQSIVLPNSLKSALVPMFAEIPERTGWRGEMRYFLLNDIRLLIKRNYPLMVQRFVALAYPPGAELPKQLPYPKLVVNQDNVPQLLQANKLGSDQPFLALCPGAEFGPAKRWPEAHYAAVAATYIQRGWQVAIFGSANDHAVAESIKAALPLEQRPACINLAGQTALSEAVDILSMAAAVVSNDSGLMHVAAALQRPMVVVYGSTSPEFTPPLGDNVAVVQLSVDCGPCFKRECPLTENAMKCLRELKPEQVIQSLDSLC
- a CDS encoding branched-chain amino acid transaminase, which codes for MSMADRDGLIWYDGEMVPWRDAQTHVLTHTLHYGMGVFEGVRAYETEKNGTCIFKLEEHTSRLFRSAHILMMDMPFNHQQIIEAQKAVVRENNLKEAYLRPMCFYGSEGMGLRADNLKVHVIVAAWEWPSYMSPDAKEHGIKVRTSSYTRHHVNITMCKAKANGNYMNSMLALKEALDCGCDEALLLDNEGYVAEGSGENFFMVRDNIMYTPELTSCLDGITRATIFALAAELGYSIREKRITRDEVYVADEAFFTGTAAEVLPIRELDGRKIGSGDRGPLTEKLQTMYFNAVKGRDDNHLDWLAPVAK
- the glnE gene encoding bifunctional [glutamate--ammonia ligase]-adenylyl-L-tyrosine phosphorylase/[glutamate--ammonia-ligase] adenylyltransferase, which codes for MREIEFIAQCFQLIRGGREIALQQRRVQKVLDTLAAENYMPAEAIKELQQAYVFLRNTEHAIQVYRDQQTQELPSESLPQSILAWVMGYTCWQDFSAALQQHRDQVDFHFRQLIAAEDEQEAADKSNGKWQALWLGELESADAIETLEAGGHEAADDVLKRLQHIRQQPAVVRMQAVARERLDDLIPMLLQALTDSEVTSAMPSAALLRILPLIEAVLRRTAYLLLLVENPGALRQLIILCAASPWIATQLAKHPVLLDELLDTRTLYQVPDKQALRDQLYQEMLRLPADDLEAQMEGLRYFKMAHQLHVSAAEVTAKLPLMKVSDYLTIIAEVILERVLELAWQDLTSRHGFPQKTAGVPCDKDFIVLGYGKMGGIELGHGSDLDLVFIHNAGANLATDGARSVDNGMFFARLGQRMIHILTAQTPSGMLYEVDMRLRPSGNSGLLVSSLQAFENYQRTQAWTWEQQALVRARVVAGDVALAESFQRLRCDLLCQPRDEVALKAEVVTMRQKMRDHLLPKDLELAEPPIFHLKHGTGAIVDIEFMVQYAVLAWSHQYPALAVYTDNIRILEALNSAGLFNAAETEALIDAYKAYRAHVHRLSLLQRPCEVPLAEFEQHRSAVISKWLDLMY
- a CDS encoding TIGR00153 family protein; this encodes MAGNPFSNLFGQSPIRPIQEHMAKAQECAALLPTYFEAVLADDWPKAKECQKNIRKLEHEADKLKKNIRLNMPKNLFMPMPRSDLLELVSMQDKVANCTKDIAGIMLGRKMVIPEGIAPLMMEYVHVAVATSAQALKATQELDELLETGFRGREIQVVEELIKELDNLENQNDKLQVKVRAQLFNLEKNLPPVDVMFLYKIIDWVGELADRAQQIGSRLQRLIAS